The genomic region TGACGCCGCCCGACGCGATGACCGGGATATCTGTGGCATTCGCCAGGTCCACCGTGGCTTCGATATTGCAGCCCTTGAGCAATCCATCGCGCCCGACATCGGTGAACAGCAGCGATGCAACCCCGGCATCTTCGAACCGCCGAGCCATGTCGATCACGCTGACCTCGGATGTCTCTGCCCAGCCCTGTGTGGCAACGAAGCCACCTTTGGCGTCCACCGCAACGACAATGCCGCCGGGAAATTCGCGGGCCATGTCTTTCACAAAGTCCGGGTCGGTGAGCGCTGCCGTGCCGATAACAATCCGGGCGACTCCACGATCGAACCAGCCTTCGACATCATCGCGCGAGCGAATTCCGCCGCCCAGCTGCACATAGCCGGGAAAGCTGGTGACGATGGATTTGACGGCATCTGCATTGCGCGCTTCACCAGCAAAGGCGCCGTCCAGGTCAACGACATGGACATGCTCCGCGCCGGCTTCGGCGAATAGGCGGGCCTGGTCAGCGGGGTCGTCGCCATAGATTGTGGCCCGATCCATATCGCCCTCCGCGAGACGCACCACCTGGCCATCTTTCAGGTCGATTGCTGGGAATACGATCAAGCTCATGGCGTCCACTCCAGAAATCGGGACAGGAAATCCAGGCCGTATTTCTGGCTCTTTTCCGGGTGAAATTGAACCCCGATAATCGTGTCTCGACCAATCGCGGCAGTCACCGGGCCACCATGGTCAGTTATGGCATAGCCCGTCGCGGGTTCAGTCAGCGCGACATGATAGCCGTGAAGGAAATAGGCCTCTCCCGGTTCGACGAGCGGAGGACTGCCGTGCGGCGTAACATCATTCCAGCCCATATGCGGGATCTTGAGCTGCTGATTTTTGCTGGCCAAGGGCTTCACAGTCCCACCGATCCAGCCCAGCCCGTCAAACACCCCATG from Parasphingopyxis sp. CP4 harbors:
- the hisH gene encoding imidazole glycerol phosphate synthase subunit HisH, with product MAERIALIDYGAGNLRSVYNALMAAGATAVEVTADASAVNDADRIVLPGVGAFAACMDGLSGLPGMIDALHSAAIDRARPFLGICVGMQLLADRGEEHGVFDGLGWIGGTVKPLASKNQQLKIPHMGWNDVTPHGSPPLVEPGEAYFLHGYHVALTEPATGYAITDHGGPVTAAIGRDTIIGVQFHPEKSQKYGLDFLSRFLEWTP
- the hisA gene encoding 1-(5-phosphoribosyl)-5-[(5-phosphoribosylamino)methylideneamino]imidazole-4-carboxamide isomerase, whose protein sequence is MSLIVFPAIDLKDGQVVRLAEGDMDRATIYGDDPADQARLFAEAGAEHVHVVDLDGAFAGEARNADAVKSIVTSFPGYVQLGGGIRSRDDVEGWFDRGVARIVIGTAALTDPDFVKDMAREFPGGIVVAVDAKGGFVATQGWAETSEVSVIDMARRFEDAGVASLLFTDVGRDGLLKGCNIEATVDLANATDIPVIASGGVKGIADIHALNIHADAGIEGVITGRALYDGTLDLATALALADR